A genomic window from Candidatus Omnitrophota bacterium includes:
- a CDS encoding AAA family ATPase, with protein sequence MRIIAVANQKGGCGKTTTSINLTAALASNGKKVLLLDLDPQAHASLGLNVDSQDSIYNVISKITPRKLSIDQIIQSIDKKFDLVPSNVLVGTLEQELSDEIGRELKLATIFETIKDRYDYIVIDCPPNLGFLTINALRACSEVIIPVETSRFSLQGVDRLLDIIRLVKDRLNHNITSRVLVTMFDSRLRHSFSMLDKIRDQFSKNLIVTIVHLNVKLKEAAVMGQSVLDYDKYCRGSKDYFSLAKELITQENPIEQTEDPLFSTMSPTMKKVVKEKVKDFGFVLFSLDAPEAKSVYVAGDFNNWYVDESCRMKQNEGIWTASLKLRPGKHQYRFIVDGRWQEDPDNPNRAENAFGDANSVVEVVSK encoded by the coding sequence ATGAGGATCATTGCTGTTGCTAATCAAAAAGGGGGTTGTGGAAAGACAACGACCTCGATTAATTTAACGGCTGCACTTGCATCAAATGGAAAAAAAGTTTTATTACTTGATTTGGATCCTCAGGCTCATGCTTCTTTGGGACTTAACGTTGATTCTCAAGATAGTATTTACAATGTGATTTCAAAAATAACACCACGAAAACTTTCGATTGATCAGATTATTCAAAGTATTGATAAAAAATTTGATCTTGTTCCGTCTAATGTTTTAGTTGGAACACTTGAACAAGAGCTTTCTGATGAGATCGGCCGCGAATTAAAGCTCGCAACGATTTTTGAAACGATCAAAGATCGATATGATTATATTGTGATTGATTGTCCGCCAAATCTAGGGTTTTTAACGATTAATGCGCTTCGTGCATGTAGCGAGGTTATTATTCCGGTTGAAACGAGTCGTTTTTCTCTTCAGGGTGTTGATCGACTTTTAGATATTATTAGGTTAGTGAAAGATAGACTGAATCATAACATTACAAGTAGAGTATTGGTGACGATGTTTGATTCTCGATTACGTCATTCTTTTTCGATGTTGGATAAAATTAGAGATCAGTTTTCTAAGAACTTGATTGTGACGATTGTGCATTTGAATGTAAAGCTAAAAGAAGCAGCTGTAATGGGCCAAAGCGTTTTAGATTATGATAAATATTGTCGAGGAAGCAAAGATTATTTTAGTTTGGCGAAAGAATTGATTACTCAAGAAAATCCAATCGAGCAAACTGAAGACCCGTTGTTTAGCACGATGTCGCCAACCATGAAAAAAGTTGTAAAAGAGAAAGTCAAAGATTTTGGTTTTGTCTTGTTTTCGCTAGATGCTCCAGAGGCAAAATCTGTTTACGTGGCCGGTGATTTTAATAATTGGTATGTGGATGAGTCTTGCCGCATGAAACAAAACGAAGGCATTTGGACAGCAAGTCTTAAGCTTAGGCCAGGCAAGCATCAGTATCGTTTTATTGTCGATGGACGATGGCAAGAAGATCCTGATAACCCGAATCGAGCTGAAAATGCATTTGGTGATGCAAACTCTGTTGTTGAGGTTGTAAGCAAATGA